In Flammeovirgaceae bacterium 311, one DNA window encodes the following:
- a CDS encoding type 11 methyltransferase (COG0500 SAM-dependent methyltransferases) has protein sequence METLQKEIESLKPWFHNLHLPDGVQTAPDHWLGNFPQFKWNEIAPYIPEDLSGWRVLDVGCNAGFYTFELARRGADVLGIDVDTHYLKQAEWAAGKMKLQKQVRFQQMQVYDLAKLDEQFDLIWFMGVLYHLRYPLLALDVLAEKNKDMMVFQTLSMPGETAEKDTWDRTINDRQDLLKEGWPKMAFVEHKFAGDPTNWWLPNHAGIEAMLRSCGYKITDRPGHEIYIARKDAGNPSSLQTWNRSEFLSATQQDWQSEVGHKIKK, from the coding sequence ATGGAAACTTTACAGAAAGAAATAGAAAGTCTTAAGCCGTGGTTTCATAACCTGCATCTGCCGGATGGGGTACAGACTGCGCCAGATCACTGGCTGGGCAATTTTCCCCAGTTCAAATGGAACGAGATTGCTCCTTATATACCCGAAGATCTCTCCGGATGGCGAGTGCTGGATGTAGGTTGCAATGCAGGGTTCTATACCTTTGAACTGGCGCGCAGGGGAGCCGATGTGCTGGGTATCGATGTAGACACCCACTACCTGAAACAGGCAGAATGGGCCGCCGGTAAAATGAAGCTGCAGAAGCAGGTGCGCTTTCAGCAAATGCAGGTATATGACCTGGCAAAGCTGGATGAACAGTTCGACCTGATCTGGTTTATGGGCGTACTGTACCACCTGCGCTATCCATTGCTGGCACTGGATGTACTGGCTGAGAAAAATAAGGATATGATGGTATTTCAGACCCTCAGCATGCCTGGCGAAACCGCCGAAAAGGACACCTGGGACAGGACCATAAACGACCGTCAGGATCTGCTGAAGGAGGGCTGGCCAAAAATGGCTTTCGTAGAGCATAAATTTGCCGGCGACCCGACCAACTGGTGGCTGCCCAACCATGCAGGTATCGAAGCCATGCTGCGCTCCTGCGGTTATAAGATTACCGATCGCCCCGGTCATGAAATATACATTGCCAGAAAAGATGCCGGAAATCCTAGCAGCTTGCAAACCTGGAATCGGAGTGAGTTCCTTTCTGCTACTCAGCAGGACTGGCAGAGTGAAGTAGGACATAAGATCAAAAAGTGA
- a CDS encoding trehalose/maltose hydrolase or phosphorylase (COG1554 Trehalose and maltose hydrolases (possible phosphorylases)), whose translation MSTDQVNIKDWSITYQHYDPADEGRREALFAIGNGYLVSRAAAPEASEEAIHYPGTYKVGCYNRLSTMVEDQEVENESLVNLPNWLPLSFRINGGSWFSADGVELLSYQQELNMKVAVLLRRIHFRDEEGRETKLLERRFVSMAQPHLMGLQLELEALNWSGLLEVRSGLDGNVQNNNVERYSPFRKQHLETVYTRSISEESLELVSRTLQSRIDIALTARTRIRISGQDVDAERKTDADTNRIICYLRLQVETGAKVQIEKIAALHTSQDQAIAHSSEAARKTLAKAEGFDELLEEHRRAWEQLWEHCKLDMALEEQLPYFRLHMFQILQNISRHTTDLDVGIPPSGWQGEEYHGHIFWDELFIFPFLAYRFPTTARASLLYRYRRLDEARTLAEKAGCRGAMFPWRSASSGREETPLLQYNLYSGHWMQDDTYLQHHIGSIIAYSIANYVEVTNDQQFLAEYGAEMILEIARFWASKAIFNPERGRYEIKGVVGPDEHHTRYPKNHPLAGSSGHPGGAGINNNTYTNVMAAWTLGQAGRMYSQLPEQRRQELAKLLDLQEDEPAMWDNVKKNMYLPVLEEGMLEQFEGFSKLEDFYLQQYRQKHDYNRIDWTLEAEGDSVANYKLAKQADTSLLLYLFPPAELLDLLQEMGYSISIDDLHRTIQHQIAYTANESSLSRIVFAGALAHLDPQNSWKYFKEAQYIDLSPEEDNGSSEGIHLGAMGGTLGVLQHHYLGIEVISNTLVINPALPPELDWVKIGLTFHGVAICCTVSSDQIEIRSEVAVAASIKVGHVNQVRELYPGTTVTFNLEQKS comes from the coding sequence ATGAGCACTGACCAGGTAAACATCAAGGACTGGAGCATTACGTACCAGCATTACGACCCGGCCGACGAAGGCCGCAGGGAAGCTTTGTTTGCCATTGGCAATGGGTATTTGGTTTCCAGGGCAGCCGCACCGGAGGCATCAGAAGAGGCTATTCACTACCCCGGCACTTACAAAGTAGGTTGTTATAACAGGCTCTCTACTATGGTAGAAGATCAGGAGGTGGAAAATGAATCGCTGGTGAACCTGCCTAACTGGTTGCCACTTAGCTTCCGCATAAACGGCGGCAGCTGGTTTTCCGCAGATGGAGTTGAGCTACTCAGCTACCAGCAGGAGCTGAACATGAAAGTGGCGGTTTTGTTACGCCGGATCCACTTCAGGGATGAGGAAGGCCGGGAAACAAAGCTGCTGGAAAGGCGCTTCGTTAGCATGGCACAGCCGCACCTGATGGGGTTACAGCTGGAGCTGGAAGCGCTAAACTGGTCGGGGCTGCTGGAGGTAAGAAGCGGCCTTGACGGCAACGTACAGAATAACAATGTGGAACGCTATTCCCCTTTCAGGAAGCAGCACCTAGAAACAGTTTACACCAGGTCCATATCAGAAGAGAGTCTAGAATTGGTCTCCCGCACCCTGCAATCCCGGATCGACATTGCCCTGACTGCCCGTACGCGTATCAGGATCTCCGGCCAGGATGTTGATGCTGAACGTAAAACAGATGCTGATACAAACCGGATCATATGTTACCTGAGGCTGCAGGTAGAAACTGGAGCAAAGGTGCAGATAGAAAAAATTGCAGCTTTACACACTTCCCAGGACCAGGCTATTGCCCACAGTTCTGAAGCTGCCCGTAAGACCCTGGCAAAAGCAGAAGGTTTTGATGAGCTTTTGGAAGAACACCGCAGGGCCTGGGAACAGCTCTGGGAGCATTGTAAGCTGGATATGGCCCTGGAAGAGCAGCTGCCTTATTTCAGGCTGCACATGTTCCAGATACTGCAAAACATTTCCCGCCATACTACAGATCTGGATGTTGGTATTCCTCCCAGCGGCTGGCAGGGCGAGGAGTACCATGGCCATATTTTCTGGGATGAATTATTCATTTTTCCTTTCCTGGCCTACCGGTTTCCTACAACTGCAAGGGCTTCGCTGTTGTACCGCTACCGCCGTTTGGATGAAGCCCGCACCCTTGCTGAAAAAGCCGGATGCCGCGGGGCCATGTTTCCCTGGCGCAGTGCCAGCAGCGGCCGTGAGGAAACTCCTCTCCTGCAATATAACCTGTACTCCGGCCACTGGATGCAGGACGACACCTACCTGCAGCACCACATCGGATCCATTATTGCCTATAGCATTGCCAATTATGTTGAAGTTACCAACGATCAGCAGTTTCTGGCAGAGTACGGTGCAGAAATGATACTGGAAATTGCCCGCTTCTGGGCCAGTAAAGCCATTTTTAATCCTGAACGAGGGCGTTACGAGATAAAGGGCGTAGTTGGTCCGGACGAACACCATACCCGATACCCTAAAAACCATCCGCTGGCTGGTTCAAGTGGTCATCCGGGAGGAGCAGGCATCAACAATAACACCTACACCAATGTAATGGCAGCCTGGACACTTGGACAGGCTGGGCGTATGTACAGTCAGCTGCCGGAACAGCGCCGACAGGAACTTGCCAAGCTCCTGGATCTTCAGGAAGACGAACCCGCGATGTGGGATAATGTGAAGAAAAATATGTATCTGCCAGTTCTGGAAGAGGGCATGTTGGAGCAATTTGAAGGCTTTAGTAAGCTTGAAGATTTTTATCTGCAGCAATACAGGCAGAAACATGACTACAACCGCATAGACTGGACTCTGGAAGCTGAAGGAGATTCTGTGGCAAATTATAAGCTTGCCAAACAGGCAGATACATCCCTCCTGCTCTACCTCTTTCCGCCTGCAGAACTACTTGACTTACTTCAGGAAATGGGATATTCCATCAGTATTGACGACCTGCATAGAACGATCCAACACCAGATAGCTTATACTGCAAATGAATCCAGTCTCTCCCGTATAGTTTTTGCAGGGGCACTTGCCCATCTGGACCCACAGAACTCCTGGAAATATTTTAAGGAAGCCCAGTACATAGATCTCTCTCCGGAAGAAGACAACGGCAGCTCGGAGGGTATTCATCTGGGAGCCATGGGAGGCACACTGGGGGTTCTGCAGCATCATTACCTTGGCATTGAAGTAATATCAAATACCTTGGTGATTAACCCGGCGCTGCCTCCGGAACTGGATTGGGTGAAGATCGGCCTTACATTTCATGGAGTAGCCATCTGCTGTACTGTTTCTTCTGATCAAATAGAAATCCGCTCCGAGGTTGCAGTTGCAGCCAGTATAAAAGTAGGACATGTAAACCAGGTCCGGGAGCTCTATCCGGGTACTACTGTCACTTTCAACCTGGAGCAAAAATCCTGA
- a CDS encoding membrane carboxypeptidase/penicillin-binding protein (COG5009 Membrane carboxypeptidase/penicillin-binding protein), whose translation MVAVKNRKRKENNTADRKQRLYRNIVIGMWSFFFGLLLLIPLYIYSVSIDLFGLYGDMPSTNMLENAEKDLSSELISSDGKLLGKYFRENRVNVTYHEISPNLVKSLTAVEDARFRSHSGIDGVGLIRVAVKSILLGQNKGGGSTLSQQTAKVLFDLRVDEQFEGRLSGLNYQLDMLIKKTKEWILAVRLESTYTKDELMAMYLNTVDFGSHSFGIKVASQTFFNKTPIDLNIQEAATLAGIVQNPSRLSPVRNPNNATHRRNVVINQMVKYGYLTQHVADSVKRLPLKLDYRREDHNEGLAPYFRSVLKGFLAKWAKENNYDIYKDGLKIYTTIDSRMQKHAEEAVAGHMAQLQAQFNKEWGSRNPWIDDEHQEIKGYIEQEAKKTEHYRKLVRKWGSNADSVWIVMKTKRPMRVFSYKGEIDTLMSPLDSIRYNKRFLHTGFMAMDPYTGAVKAWVGGINHRNFQYDHVLQGKRQPGSTFKTFVYATAIENGYSPCFSVYDIPRSYPTGNGSTMWEPKNSNGKYTNAPMSLREAMALSVNTVTADIMFKMKPDNVVNLARRAGITSEMDPVLSLALGTSDISVLEMVGAYSTFVNKGVHTQPFYIVRIEDKNGNVLYEPKPKTVEALHEETAYLMLHMLKGATELSGGSATRLSPALLQKMEIGGKTGTTQNASDGWFMGVTPELVAGAWVGGDSRNIRFPSWVSGQGGRTALPIWDRFMSKVMKDPALGFKKTTFDAPATPLSVETDCNRYNGKFPVPDNQEEADSLYQRLAPVPAPDIDGIL comes from the coding sequence ATGGTGGCAGTAAAAAACAGGAAAAGAAAAGAGAATAATACAGCTGATCGTAAGCAACGGCTATACAGAAATATCGTGATCGGCATGTGGAGCTTTTTCTTTGGCCTCCTGCTGCTGATTCCCCTGTATATTTATTCTGTAAGCATAGATCTGTTTGGTCTTTACGGAGATATGCCCAGCACCAACATGTTGGAAAATGCAGAGAAAGATCTATCCTCTGAGCTGATCTCCTCTGATGGCAAACTGCTTGGAAAGTACTTTCGGGAAAACCGGGTAAATGTAACTTATCATGAAATATCACCCAACCTGGTGAAAAGCCTGACCGCAGTTGAGGATGCTCGTTTCAGGAGCCATTCCGGCATTGATGGGGTGGGGCTTATTCGTGTGGCTGTAAAGTCTATTCTGCTTGGTCAGAACAAGGGAGGAGGCAGTACGCTTTCGCAGCAAACGGCAAAAGTGCTGTTTGACCTGCGGGTGGACGAACAGTTCGAAGGCAGGCTTAGCGGTCTTAACTACCAGCTGGACATGCTGATTAAGAAAACAAAGGAATGGATCCTTGCCGTTCGCCTGGAATCAACCTACACCAAAGATGAACTGATGGCCATGTACCTCAATACGGTTGATTTTGGCAGCCATTCTTTTGGTATCAAGGTAGCCTCACAAACTTTTTTTAATAAGACGCCCATAGATTTGAATATTCAGGAAGCAGCAACGCTTGCTGGTATCGTTCAGAATCCTTCCCGCTTAAGTCCGGTGCGGAATCCAAATAATGCCACCCACCGCCGCAATGTTGTGATCAACCAGATGGTGAAGTACGGCTACCTGACGCAACATGTAGCAGATTCCGTTAAGCGGTTGCCCCTTAAGCTAGATTACAGGCGTGAGGATCATAATGAAGGCCTTGCTCCTTATTTCAGATCTGTCCTCAAAGGTTTTCTTGCAAAGTGGGCAAAGGAAAATAACTACGATATTTATAAAGATGGACTGAAGATCTATACCACCATTGACAGCCGCATGCAAAAACATGCCGAAGAGGCAGTAGCCGGCCATATGGCACAGCTGCAGGCACAGTTCAATAAAGAGTGGGGGAGCCGGAACCCCTGGATCGATGATGAGCACCAGGAAATTAAGGGTTATATAGAGCAGGAAGCAAAAAAGACTGAGCACTACCGCAAGCTGGTACGCAAATGGGGCAGCAATGCTGACTCAGTATGGATCGTGATGAAGACTAAACGCCCAATGCGCGTGTTCTCCTATAAAGGAGAAATAGATACCCTGATGTCGCCTCTGGATTCCATCCGGTACAACAAGCGTTTTCTGCATACGGGTTTTATGGCCATGGACCCCTATACAGGCGCGGTTAAGGCCTGGGTCGGTGGCATCAATCACAGGAACTTTCAATATGATCATGTTCTGCAGGGCAAGCGTCAACCCGGTTCTACTTTTAAAACATTTGTTTACGCCACTGCCATCGAGAATGGCTATTCGCCCTGTTTTTCGGTTTATGATATTCCCCGCAGCTATCCGACAGGCAACGGTTCCACCATGTGGGAGCCCAAAAATTCAAATGGTAAATATACCAATGCTCCTATGTCGCTGCGGGAAGCCATGGCCCTGTCTGTAAACACTGTTACAGCCGACATCATGTTTAAAATGAAACCGGACAACGTGGTAAACCTGGCACGGCGGGCAGGCATCACCAGCGAGATGGACCCTGTTTTATCGCTAGCCCTTGGCACCAGCGATATATCAGTACTTGAGATGGTAGGCGCCTACAGCACTTTTGTGAATAAAGGAGTGCATACCCAACCCTTCTATATTGTGCGAATAGAAGATAAAAACGGCAATGTGTTGTATGAGCCCAAACCTAAGACTGTAGAAGCCCTGCACGAAGAAACCGCCTACCTGATGCTGCACATGCTGAAAGGCGCCACAGAACTTAGCGGGGGCAGTGCAACACGTTTGTCGCCTGCGCTGCTGCAGAAAATGGAAATTGGTGGCAAAACAGGAACCACCCAAAATGCATCCGATGGTTGGTTCATGGGCGTTACGCCAGAGCTTGTGGCCGGTGCCTGGGTGGGCGGCGACAGCCGTAATATCAGGTTCCCCAGCTGGGTATCCGGACAAGGGGGACGCACAGCGCTGCCTATCTGGGACAGGTTTATGAGCAAAGTAATGAAGGATCCGGCCCTGGGATTCAAAAAAACTACTTTTGATGCACCCGCCACTCCTTTGAGCGTAGAAACAGACTGTAACCGGTACAATGGTAAATTTCCTGTTCCTGATAATCAGGAGGAAGCAGATTCTTTGTATCAAAGGCTTGCACCAGTACCCGCACCTGATATAGATGGCATTTTATAG
- a CDS encoding a-glycosyltransferase (COG0438 Glycosyltransferase) codes for MAKGHQVDVFEPSDGWSYENMVKEHGGAAVSNFKKAFPLLKTNFYFPAETDYAALVQDADMVIVHEWNTSELVSRIGELKERYGYTLLFHDTHHRSVSAPEEMSRYDLSNYDGVLAFGEVIRDIYLKKGWAKKVWTWHEAADMRHFYPRATEEHLGDLVWIGNWGDDERAEELEEFLIRPVEELGLKAAIYGVRYPEHAKKRLKEAGIEYKGWLPNYMAPVIFSQYSFTVHVPRRYYTQSLPGIPTIRPFEAMACGIPLISSPWEDAEGLFQPGKDFLMVKNGEEMKQAMQEVLTNPYKARELTVHGLRAIREKHSCAHRVKELMQIYEELQTTKPKLEQV; via the coding sequence ATGGCCAAAGGACACCAGGTGGATGTGTTCGAACCCTCTGATGGATGGAGCTATGAAAATATGGTGAAGGAGCATGGCGGTGCAGCCGTCAGCAATTTCAAAAAGGCGTTTCCGTTGCTGAAAACCAATTTTTACTTTCCTGCAGAAACTGATTATGCTGCCCTGGTGCAGGATGCTGACATGGTGATTGTGCATGAATGGAACACCAGTGAGCTGGTGAGCAGAATCGGGGAGCTGAAGGAACGCTATGGATATACCTTGCTGTTTCACGATACCCATCATCGATCTGTATCCGCACCGGAAGAAATGAGCCGTTATGACCTAAGCAACTATGATGGTGTACTGGCCTTCGGGGAGGTGATCAGGGATATTTATCTGAAAAAGGGATGGGCCAAAAAGGTATGGACCTGGCACGAGGCTGCCGATATGCGCCATTTCTATCCAAGGGCTACAGAAGAGCATCTGGGGGACCTGGTCTGGATTGGCAACTGGGGCGATGATGAACGTGCAGAGGAGTTGGAGGAATTCCTGATCAGACCGGTGGAGGAGCTGGGACTCAAGGCTGCCATATATGGAGTTCGTTATCCGGAGCATGCAAAAAAGAGACTAAAAGAGGCTGGTATTGAATACAAAGGTTGGCTGCCCAATTATATGGCTCCTGTTATCTTCAGTCAGTATTCATTTACGGTGCATGTACCCCGCCGTTACTACACCCAATCCCTTCCTGGTATTCCAACCATTCGTCCCTTCGAGGCCATGGCTTGTGGCATTCCGTTGATCTCTTCTCCATGGGAAGATGCAGAAGGACTTTTCCAGCCGGGCAAGGATTTCCTTATGGTGAAGAATGGCGAAGAAATGAAACAGGCCATGCAGGAGGTACTGACTAATCCATACAAAGCACGTGAGTTAACAGTACATGGCTTAAGGGCCATCAGAGAAAAACACAGTTGTGCCCACCGGGTAAAGGAGCTGATGCAGATCTACGAAGAACTGCAGACTACAAAGCCAAAGTTAGAACAGGTATGA
- a CDS encoding hypothetical protein (COG4641 Uncharacterized protein conserved in bacteria) yields the protein MSRKELKIVIIGLTITSSWGNGHATTFRSLVKELSKRRHNVTFLEHDKPWYASQRDLPNPPYCQTSLYSSVDDLKQRFEPVVKEADMVIVGSYVPEGIAVGSWVNKIAGGVRAFYDIDTPVTIAQVQKGVCDYLDKALIPEYNLYLSFSGGTVLDYLEREMGAQQALPLYCSVDPELYYPETETIREYDLGYMGTYSDDRQPPLDQLMLEAARQWQEGKFIVAGPQYPATIQWPANVGRLEHLPPSKHRHFYNQLRFTQNITRADMIRMGHSPSVRLFEAAACATPIISDYWEGLDSFFSFGDEILVSYSAADTLKFIREMPEQERVEIGNRAKAKVLKLHTAAKRAEELESYALEMLKPA from the coding sequence ATGAGCAGGAAAGAACTCAAAATCGTGATCATCGGGCTCACCATCACCTCCTCCTGGGGAAACGGTCATGCTACAACTTTCCGCAGCCTGGTAAAGGAACTCAGCAAGCGTAGGCACAATGTAACTTTCCTGGAGCACGACAAACCATGGTATGCCTCCCAGCGAGATCTGCCTAATCCGCCATACTGCCAGACCTCTTTATATTCATCTGTGGATGACCTAAAGCAGCGCTTTGAACCGGTGGTGAAGGAGGCAGATATGGTGATAGTAGGTTCTTATGTGCCCGAAGGCATTGCTGTAGGAAGCTGGGTGAACAAAATAGCCGGAGGTGTGCGTGCCTTTTATGATATTGATACCCCTGTGACCATTGCACAGGTGCAAAAAGGTGTCTGCGATTATCTGGATAAGGCGCTGATTCCTGAGTACAATTTATACCTTTCTTTTTCAGGCGGCACCGTGCTGGACTACCTGGAGCGTGAAATGGGGGCACAGCAGGCCCTGCCGCTCTACTGTTCGGTAGATCCGGAGCTCTATTATCCCGAGACAGAAACGATACGAGAATACGATCTGGGTTATATGGGCACCTACAGTGATGACCGGCAGCCGCCGCTCGATCAACTGATGCTGGAGGCAGCTCGTCAGTGGCAGGAGGGTAAGTTTATTGTGGCAGGCCCGCAGTACCCGGCTACCATTCAATGGCCTGCCAATGTGGGGCGGCTGGAGCACCTGCCTCCGTCAAAACACCGCCACTTTTATAACCAGCTGCGCTTCACCCAAAATATTACCCGTGCCGATATGATCCGCATGGGCCACTCACCCAGCGTGCGTCTCTTCGAAGCAGCGGCCTGTGCAACGCCCATCATCAGTGATTATTGGGAAGGCCTGGACAGCTTCTTCTCATTTGGAGATGAAATACTGGTAAGTTACTCGGCTGCAGATACCTTGAAATTTATCCGCGAAATGCCGGAACAGGAACGTGTTGAAATAGGAAACAGGGCAAAAGCCAAAGTGCTTAAGCTGCACACAGCTGCCAAAAGGGCCGAAGAACTGGAGAGCTATGCACTGGAAATGCTAAAACCTGCTTAA
- a CDS encoding group 1 glycosyl transferase (COG0438 Glycosyltransferase), translating to MTADTVGGVWTYALELVKALQPLGVEVHLATMGKLPTTAQKKEAAALKNIILHTASYQLEWMEQPWREVDAAGEWLLALEKEIQPDLIHLNNYCHGDLPWQAPVLMVGHSCVLSWWKAVKGVEAPENYTTYARRVKKGLGAADLVLAPTKAYLEQLRYYYGPFVQDGVIANSRDGSYFKPGTKEKFILSAGRLWDEAKNLAACEKAAAELAWPIAIAGDNLHPGNGQELAYHHLELLGRLEPAALAEKMAKAAIYIMPARYEPFGLSILEAALSGCALVLGDIPSLRENWQGVAQFVNPHDPEDIRSKLDFLIRNPQIRERMGTLARERAADFNPGAGAAAYLHYYKALLNSQNTVADKALKPEQIV from the coding sequence ATGACAGCCGACACAGTCGGTGGGGTATGGACCTATGCACTGGAACTGGTAAAGGCTCTGCAGCCACTGGGCGTAGAGGTGCACCTGGCCACTATGGGTAAGCTACCTACAACAGCTCAGAAGAAAGAGGCTGCCGCTCTAAAAAACATAATATTGCATACTGCTAGTTACCAGCTGGAATGGATGGAGCAGCCATGGCGGGAGGTAGATGCGGCAGGAGAGTGGCTGCTGGCCCTGGAGAAAGAGATTCAGCCCGACCTGATCCACCTGAACAATTACTGCCATGGGGATTTGCCCTGGCAGGCACCGGTGCTGATGGTAGGGCACTCCTGTGTACTTTCCTGGTGGAAGGCGGTGAAGGGTGTAGAGGCACCGGAAAACTATACTACCTATGCCAGGAGGGTTAAGAAAGGATTAGGGGCCGCAGACCTGGTGCTGGCACCAACCAAAGCTTACCTGGAGCAGTTAAGGTATTATTATGGCCCTTTTGTGCAGGATGGGGTAATTGCTAACAGCAGAGATGGCAGCTATTTTAAACCAGGTACAAAAGAAAAATTCATTTTAAGTGCAGGCCGGCTTTGGGATGAAGCCAAGAACCTGGCCGCCTGTGAAAAGGCAGCTGCAGAGTTAGCCTGGCCTATAGCGATAGCCGGCGATAACCTGCATCCCGGTAACGGACAGGAATTGGCCTATCACCACCTGGAGTTGCTGGGAAGACTGGAGCCTGCTGCATTAGCCGAAAAAATGGCTAAAGCGGCTATCTATATCATGCCTGCCAGATATGAACCCTTCGGGCTTAGTATTCTGGAGGCGGCCCTTTCAGGATGTGCCCTGGTACTGGGAGACATACCCAGCCTGCGTGAAAACTGGCAGGGGGTGGCCCAGTTTGTAAATCCCCATGATCCTGAAGATATCAGGAGCAAACTGGATTTTCTGATCAGAAATCCGCAAATCAGGGAACGGATGGGTACATTAGCCCGGGAACGTGCTGCAGATTTTAATCCCGGTGCGGGAGCTGCTGCCTATTTACATTATTACAAAGCATTGCTCAATAGTCAGAATACTGTAGCTGATAAGGCATTGAAGCCAGAACAGATAGTTTAA
- a CDS encoding hypothetical protein (COG4641 Uncharacterized protein conserved in bacteria), with protein sequence MKIAFFGSSLVSAYWNGAATYYRGIISALHERGHQVTFYEPDAYERQQNRDIDNPEYATVRVYAPTEQAAGEMLKEAAAADLIVKASGVGVLDEFLEAAVLKGRKEGQLIAFWDVDAPATLHSVHSNPQNPFKALIPQYDYIFTYGGGDPVIEKYTALGAKACIPIYNALDPATHYPVPENKDFTCDLAFLGNRLPDREQRVEEFFLKAASLMPEKKFILGGSGWADKPMTPNVDYIGHVSTNDHNAFNCTPLAVLNISRESMASNGFSPATRVFEAAGAGACLITDYWEGIELFLEPGTEVLVARNGAEVADILQDLTPEKAKAIGEAALQRVLSEHTYRHRAKQFEEILEKHLKVEA encoded by the coding sequence ATGAAAATAGCATTTTTTGGCTCTTCGCTGGTTTCGGCATACTGGAATGGAGCCGCTACCTATTACAGGGGCATCATCAGCGCTTTGCATGAACGCGGACACCAGGTTACTTTTTATGAGCCTGATGCTTATGAGCGACAGCAAAATCGGGATATAGACAATCCTGAATACGCCACCGTAAGGGTGTATGCACCTACTGAACAAGCAGCAGGGGAGATGTTGAAGGAAGCAGCTGCGGCAGACCTGATTGTAAAAGCCAGTGGTGTTGGAGTGCTGGATGAGTTCCTGGAGGCAGCGGTGCTGAAGGGACGTAAGGAAGGACAGCTGATCGCCTTCTGGGATGTGGATGCACCTGCTACTTTGCATAGCGTTCACTCAAATCCGCAGAACCCATTCAAGGCACTTATACCCCAGTACGATTATATCTTTACCTACGGGGGCGGCGACCCTGTGATTGAAAAATATACAGCGCTGGGTGCAAAAGCCTGTATTCCTATTTATAATGCACTTGATCCTGCCACCCATTATCCGGTGCCGGAAAATAAAGATTTTACCTGCGATCTTGCCTTTTTGGGTAACCGCCTGCCAGACCGGGAACAGCGGGTAGAAGAGTTCTTTTTGAAAGCAGCCTCGCTCATGCCAGAGAAGAAGTTTATCCTGGGAGGCAGTGGCTGGGCCGATAAACCCATGACACCTAATGTAGACTACATTGGTCATGTAAGCACCAATGACCATAATGCCTTTAACTGCACCCCCCTGGCAGTCCTGAACATCAGCCGTGAAAGCATGGCCAGCAATGGTTTTTCGCCTGCCACCCGTGTGTTCGAAGCTGCCGGTGCAGGTGCCTGCCTTATCACCGATTACTGGGAAGGGATAGAGCTGTTCCTGGAACCCGGTACTGAGGTGCTGGTAGCCCGCAATGGTGCGGAAGTGGCTGATATCCTGCAGGACCTGACCCCAGAAAAAGCAAAAGCCATTGGAGAGGCTGCCTTACAGCGGGTGCTGTCGGAACATACCTACCGCCACCGGGCCAAACAGTTTGAGGAAATCCTGGAGAAACATTTAAAGGTAGAAGCATGA